The following proteins are encoded in a genomic region of Triticum dicoccoides isolate Atlit2015 ecotype Zavitan chromosome 1B, WEW_v2.0, whole genome shotgun sequence:
- the LOC119320641 gene encoding uncharacterized protein LOC119320641, which translates to MAYKKLSDLTTRGQNWNIQVKVMRMWDSINPTTDELISLDMILMDEQGEIIHVTIWKNLIDAFRSKINEKSIYAFSNFKVVESTKYRPVSNDIKIFFAYNTKVKEIKESSEVFPDYCFEFATIETLEERAEKDTQCSDVIGLLTQMKHVETRITKKNQQPSYIREIEILMPEGDKIRITLWGKFAYFLTEDVIGSQTVLIITSTMVQRFNGLCLKSTSATRIYIDLDIPETQELLDRDSTEETLPKMIGIDRSNQGTLEEQMFYRRKTLEQLTTMRHENQPDQNFVFTTIATIDCLQENIQWWYMSCVSVTNWLLKKPTSIIARIVVYIQKRSHHGIVFVFKLVTIHLLQAALYLTRRLQDCLICLHLSCWTH; encoded by the exons ATGGCATACAAGAAGTTGAGCGACTTAACTACAAGGGGACAAAATTGGAACATTCAAGTGAAAGTAATGAGAATGTGGGATTCGATCAATCCTACGACCGATGAGCTTATTAGCCTAGATATGATACTAATGGATGAGCAG GGTGAAATAATCCATGTTACTATCTGGAAGAATCTTATAGACGCTTTTAGATCAAAGATCAATGAAAAATCTATTTATGCATTCAGCAATTTTAAGGTCGTGGAATCCACAAAATATAGGCCAGTGAGCAATGACATTAAAATATTTTTTGCATACAATACAAAGGTAAAGGAGATAAAAGAATCTTCAGAAGTTTTCCCAGATTATTGCTTCGAGTTTGCTACCATCGAGACACTAGAAGAAAGGGCAGAAAAAGATACACAATGCTCAG ATGTCATTGGACTACTAACACAAATGAAGCATGTGGAGACAAGAATAACAAAGAAGAACCAACAACCTTCATATATCCGCGAGATTGAAATCCTAATGCCAGA GGGTGATAAAATCAGAATCACGTTATGGGGAAAGTTTGCTTATTTTTTGACCGAGGATGTAATCGGCAGCCAAACTGTCCTTATTATTACATCAACGATGGTACAGAGATTTAATG GTCTGTGCCTAAAGTCAACCAGTGCCACAAGAATATATATAGATCTGGATATACCAGAAACACAAGAACTTCTTGATAG GGACTCGACAGAAGAAACCTTACCAAAAATGATCGGTATAGATAGGAGTAATCAAGGAACACTAGAAGAACAAATGTTTTATAGGAGGAAAACATTGGAACAACTTACTACAATGAGGCACGAAAACCAGCCAGACCAG aattttgtCTTCACAACAATAGCTACAATAGACTGTTTGCAAGAAAATATTCAATGGTGGTACATGTCATGTGTAAGTGTCACAAATTGGCTACTAAAGAAACCGACAAGTATTATTGCAAGAATTGTGGTATATATCCAGAAAAGGTCACACCACG GTATCGTGTTCGTCTTCAAATTAGTGACCATACATCTACTACAAGCTGCACTTTATTTGACGAGGAGGCTGCAAGATTGCTTAATATGTCTGCATCTAAGTTGCTGGACACACTAG